A window of Rhizobium acidisoli contains these coding sequences:
- a CDS encoding Na+/H+ antiporter subunit D, which produces MAAPTSAVDLSAALITVPVPLGHWLAILPVAHCITLGAVLLMLRAYPRLQAWLAISGLALLALIDAALLAKVVAEGPLTMVMGRWLPPFGIAFTIDLFGALMAFTSALAALAAGIYALTDIGDSGRRYGFFPLLMLLMAGVSGAFLTGDVFNLYVWFEVLLISSFGLIILGSERRQIDGALKYAVLNLIATTLFLVGVGILYAVFGTLNMADIAARARDLRTTAPLMTLASLFLLAFAMKAAAFPVNFWLPAAYHTPRIVVSALFAGLLTKVGIYALIRVVVMLLPVERQELSLLIAFIAAATILVGALGALAENDIRRLFGYIVISGIGNMLAGVALGGTGGGISGAVFYALHSMVLMTALYLAAGEIARRGGGFLLSGLGGLYRQSGGFTALSLVLFLAACGLPPFSGFWPKVILVKAALDSGAWWLAAVILAGGFLTTIAFGRLFLLAYWRPAPMAAKPAAALWRAGLPLAALTALVVGFGILPEQLLALSQSAAAGLADREAYVHSVFPGGIR; this is translated from the coding sequence ATGGCCGCTCCCACCTCCGCCGTCGATCTCTCCGCCGCCCTGATCACCGTCCCGGTGCCGCTCGGCCATTGGCTCGCCATCCTGCCGGTCGCCCATTGCATCACGCTCGGCGCCGTCCTGCTGATGCTGCGCGCCTACCCCCGCCTGCAGGCCTGGCTGGCCATATCGGGGCTTGCGCTGCTGGCGCTGATCGATGCGGCGCTGCTGGCCAAGGTCGTGGCCGAAGGGCCGCTCACCATGGTCATGGGCCGCTGGCTGCCGCCCTTCGGCATCGCCTTCACGATCGACCTCTTCGGGGCGCTGATGGCCTTCACCTCGGCCCTTGCGGCGCTCGCCGCCGGCATCTATGCGCTGACCGATATCGGTGACAGCGGCCGGCGATACGGGTTTTTTCCGCTGCTGATGCTGCTGATGGCCGGTGTCAGCGGCGCCTTTCTCACCGGCGATGTCTTCAATCTCTATGTCTGGTTCGAGGTGCTGCTGATCTCCTCCTTCGGGCTGATCATCCTCGGCTCCGAACGTCGGCAGATTGATGGCGCGCTGAAATATGCGGTGCTGAACCTCATCGCCACGACGCTGTTCCTGGTTGGCGTCGGCATCCTCTATGCCGTCTTCGGCACCCTCAACATGGCCGATATCGCGGCAAGGGCGAGGGATTTGCGCACCACGGCGCCGCTGATGACGCTGGCAAGCCTCTTCCTGCTCGCCTTCGCCATGAAGGCGGCTGCCTTCCCGGTCAATTTCTGGCTGCCCGCCGCCTATCATACGCCGCGCATTGTGGTCTCGGCGCTGTTTGCCGGCCTGCTCACCAAGGTCGGCATTTACGCATTGATCCGGGTGGTGGTCATGCTGCTGCCGGTGGAGCGCCAGGAATTGAGCCTGCTGATTGCGTTTATCGCCGCCGCGACCATCCTCGTCGGCGCGCTCGGCGCGCTTGCCGAAAACGATATCCGCAGGCTGTTCGGCTATATCGTCATATCGGGCATCGGCAATATGCTTGCCGGCGTCGCACTTGGCGGCACGGGCGGCGGCATCAGCGGCGCAGTCTTTTACGCGCTACATTCCATGGTGCTGATGACGGCGCTTTATCTTGCCGCTGGTGAAATCGCCCGGCGCGGCGGCGGCTTTTTATTGTCGGGGCTCGGCGGCCTCTATCGCCAAAGCGGCGGCTTTACCGCGCTCTCCCTGGTGCTCTTCCTTGCCGCCTGCGGCCTGCCGCCCTTTTCCGGCTTCTGGCCGAAGGTCATTCTCGTCAAGGCCGCGCTCGATAGCGGCGCCTGGTGGCTGGCGGCTGTCATCCTCGCCGGCGGTTTTCTGACGACGATCGCTTTCGGCCGCCTCTTTCTGCTCGCCTATTGGCGGCCGGCGCCGATGGCCGCGAAACCGGCGGCAGCTCTCTGGCGCGCCGGCCTGCCGCTTGCCGCGCTGACGGCGCTGGTCGTCGGCTTCGGCATCCTGCCGGAACAGCTGCTGGCGCTGTCGCAATCGGCCGCTGCGGGTCTTGCCGATCGGGAAGCCTATGTTCATTCGGTCTTTCCCGGAGGCATCAGGTGA
- a CDS encoding Na+/H+ antiporter subunit C codes for MEPLLAILVGLFFAAAIYLMLSKFTIRIMLGIAILGNAVNLLLFTSGRLTREVPPIIPAGLDSLPAGTANPLPQALILTAIVISFSFLTFLLVLTYRAYQDLGTDDTSEMRAAEPDDRPLPPLGY; via the coding sequence ATGGAGCCGCTTCTGGCGATCCTCGTCGGCCTGTTTTTCGCGGCCGCCATCTATCTGATGCTGTCGAAATTCACGATCCGCATCATGCTCGGCATCGCCATTCTCGGCAATGCCGTCAACCTGCTGCTCTTTACATCAGGCCGGTTGACGCGCGAAGTGCCGCCGATCATCCCGGCGGGTCTCGACAGCCTGCCCGCCGGCACCGCCAACCCGCTGCCGCAGGCGCTGATCCTGACGGCGATCGTCATCTCCTTCTCCTTCCTCACCTTCCTGCTGGTGCTGACCTACCGCGCCTACCAGGATCTCGGCACCGACGATACCAGCGAAATGCGCGCCGCCGAACCCGACGACCGGCCGCTGCCGCCATTGGGGTATTGA